One Xenopus tropicalis strain Nigerian chromosome 8, UCB_Xtro_10.0, whole genome shotgun sequence genomic window carries:
- the LOC101730848 gene encoding cyclin-O protein B has protein sequence MANFFNKRKREAIPDTQEGSHHNHWCYWKKPKYECSPAPPVQDPWNTFGNMADTLQTFMDYGETCYMFKKSLEEDFIPHNFLANQSDINAKCWKDVVITMIIAHRAFKLDFETLCLAVNYLERFLACTPLKAANLKVMGGTCLYLACKVMEKSLPKINQFLALFCEDGFTAPLMSYLERLVLRRLCFRLGAPTIEYFLEHFSLRRVSNKECPAAKINRAANALTAARGIAALSMTKYGFPAYPPSLLAQCCLTAADQIFQYDPWNRVHPRDCLGPLWQECMGNITHLVSVNKIFFHKIMPGVFPETFPDLVPPPTRNLTNHGDEQAA, from the coding sequence atggcaaattttttcaacaagagaaagagagaggctATCCCTGACACCCAGGAGGGAAGCCATCATAACCACTGGTGCTACTGGAAGAAGCCCAAGTATGAGTGCAGCCCTGCGCCACCTGTACAGGATCCATGGAACACCTTTGGGAACATGGCGGATACGCTGCAGACCTTCATGGACTATGGAGAGACCTGCTACATGTTCAAGAAAAGCCTGGAAGAGGATTTCATACCTCACAACTTTTTAGCAAATCAAAGTGACATCAATGCAAAATGTTGGAAGGACGTCGTCATCACCATGATTATTGCACACAGGGCATTTAAACTGGACTTTGAGACCCTGTGCCTGGCTGTCAACTATCTGGAAAGGTTTCTGGCCTGCACTCCCCTAAAAGCTGCCAATCTGAAGGTTATGGGTGGCACTTGCCTGTACTTGGCCTGCAAAGTAATGGAAAAAAGCCTTCCTAAAATCAACCAGTTTCTAGCTCTGTTCTGTGAAGATGGATTCACAGCTCCATTAATGTCCTATTTAGAGCGGTTGGTATTAAGGAGGCTGTGTTTCCGTCTGGGGGCTCCTACCATCGAATATTTCCTGGAACACTTTTCCCTTCGAAGAGTGTCCAACAAGGAATGTCCGGCTGCCAAAATCAACAGAGCAGCCAATGCCCTTACAGCTGCTAGAGGCATCGCAGCACTGAGCATGACAAAGTATGGCTTCCCTGCCTACCCACCATCTCTATTGGCTCAGTGCTGCCTTACAGCTGCAGACCAAATCTTCCAATATGACCCCTGGAACAGAGTGCACCCCAGAGACTGTTTAGGCCCCCTATGGCAGGAGTGCATGGGTAACATCACCCACCTGGTATCAGTCAACAAGATCTTCTTTCACAAGATTATGCCAGGTGTGTTTCCAGAAACATTTCCAGACTTGGTTCCACCACCCACCAGGAATCTGACCAATCATGGAGATGAGCAGGCGGCCTAG